TGCCCACCGTGAGGGCATTGCTGCTGTGTCACAAGGCCATGTTTGCCTATTTGTTCTCATTCTCACAATTCCAGCTATTGACCTTTTATGTCACTTGGATACTGGAtggctgtcatttttttaattggatttaatttaatttcacgtGGTGGGGGTGTGGGTGGGGGGgctaatatatttttttgcacTCGGGTCCATCAAGTTGTAACCTACTTGACTCATCTAGCCACAGGTGGGCACTTATCTCTAATGTGTCATCATCCTGTATCGTTTAAGGCCCAAGCAGTTCAAGTTTTGGCTGCCGTGGGCCGCTTTGGGTGGTCTTCACAATCTGAGGCTGATGATAAACAAACAAGCACATAGGGTAATGAGATAAAGTGCAGGTCACTAAATAAATTCCTTTTCCCCCAAACCAAATTTTAATGGAGTAAACTCACTATGGGGTGCAATCTTGGACACCTGTGCCAAGTCCCCAGAATACCCCCTTGGGACAAtgtcttaactctttcagggctgatgtcaacttttgtcaaaaggaggagttgacgatggtaatcaactgtaaactgtgacaaaaccaactgttatgttttagttggactctcatcTGAAGGaacgttagattcattggtttgaccgagatttcttgtgctcgcgtgagtagcaaggcgcaaacaatggcaaaaatgagactgacatctggtgagagatcaaagcaaatgcgtaaagcaaaatactccgcagACGACATTTTGCCTactatctctgaactggactatgacttgtcggactccaattttgatgcaagtgatcgaaaatgaatgtgaggttccagcttcagctgattggtcctcAGCTAATCGTGCtactgacaatgttcaccaggtAGAACTGCCACGTAACAATGAAaagaggtagaaaccacattgcaatgcactgcgactgtGATCGCTGCTGCTGTTGCCCCATCCATGTGAAGACAACCTGGCagcaaacctgctgcacattcttggtgaactggcagccacagcacgcagcaacagacgttttatgttgatttgtgtgtgaaaccattgcttttcagaaactgttttttggaaaaaatatccatccatccatccatccacccattttccaacccgctgaatccgaacacagggtcacgggggtctgctggagccaatcccagccaacaaggcaggaaccaatcccgggcagggtgccaacccaccgcaggacacacacaaacacacccagcacacagtagggtcaatttagaatcgccaatctacctaaccagcatgtctttggactgtgggaggaaaccggagcgcccggaggaaacccacgcagacacggggagaacatgcaaactccacgcagggaggacccgggaagcgaacccaggtccccagatctcccaactgcgaggcagcagtgctacctactgtgccaccgtgccaccctggaaaaaatattcagccctcaaagagttgatAAAGTGCGGGCGTGGCCACTAGATAAGGTTCCCTTAAGGGGAATTATTTTGGGTGGTGATCCCGTTAGTGCAAAAATTTTGGGgaaaaagacaaaacagtttGGATCCcatatcctgccaactacgccactgtaatataATCAGACCGAATAAagtaaagagttggggcaccagcaGGGGCACAGCTATTAAAAGAATACGAAACCAAACCAGACGAAAATGTCAAAAGGTGGTACATGCTCTCCCCCATTACATTTCTTCAAGGAACTTTGCAATGGCTTAAAAGTGGAGATTTCACAACTTAAATATTGGCGAAAACTGGCGAAATTCTGTGCATTGTCCTTCCAGCTGAACTCCCATTGGTTgtcagccctcacacacacagagccacacccacaaCTACAAAGCTGTGGGATTTGGAGTCGCAGGATGGTTACATTGGATTGTCAGACCACACGTCCTACGCTGTGACTAAAATAACacttaatactaaagtgagggctgctgttgacttagttgcacctgaaaagacagttaaaaaatcttctagcattgttataccatggaagacccaaagagtgtctgatttaaagagaacatgccgtagagctgagcgtaaatggaggaaaactaaactaactattgactatgaaatattaaaagttaaaataacagaatacaataacacagtccgtcttgagaggcgctgctatttctctaagattataaataacaacgctagtaatcccagagtcttattttcgacgattgatcgtctgttaaacccaggtaagtacttccagtaaaacctgtgaggctatcgctgtatttttcaatcaaaaaattaatgatattagaaataacatagtatatctccccaacactaaggatcctcctaaaccccagtaccccataataaacaaattaaagtctttcactaggatagatttacctgatttacataaaataatttctcaaatgagaccctccacctgtgcccttgacccaataccaacaaattttttcaaagaagtatcgggcgtgcttagtgataatgttcttgacatagtaaattcgtcattagatacgggggtcttcccagattgtcttaagactgcggtagttaaacccctacttaagaaaaataatctcgacccctctgctcttgaaaattttagacccatctctaacctgcctttcttaagtaaaattctagagaaggcagtcattatacagttaaatgagcacctcaataaacatgctattcttgataaatttcagtcaggttttagaacaaatcacagcacagaaactgcactcattaaagtagtcaatgacttgcgggtaaatgcagacagaggccatttatctgttctcatcctcttagatttgagtgccgcatttgacactattgatcataatattcttaagaatcgccttagtcaatgtgtgggcctctctggcagtgtcttaaattggtttgaatcctacctggcagggagaaaattctttgttagttgtggtaattataactcaaaggcatatgatatcctatatggtgttccacaaggctctatcctgggtccactgctcttctcaatctacatgcttccatgaggtcagattatctcagggcacaacgtgagctaccacagctatgctgatgacacacagctgtatttatcaatatcacctgatgaccctaaatctcttgattcgctaacacaatgtctaacttgtatctcagaatggatgaatagtaactttctcaaattaaataaagagaaaaccgaaatcttagtgattggcaataatggatacaatgaggctattagaaataaactggatgcattaggattaaaagtcaaatcggaggtaaaaagcttaggggtaaccgttgattgtaatctgaattttaaatcgcatattaatcagatcactaggacagcattttttcacctaagaaacatagcgaaagttagacctcttatatcatcgaaagatgcagagaaattagttcatgcgtttgttttcagtcggctagattactgtaacgcactcctctcaggtctacccaaaaaagacataaatcgtttgcaacgagtgcagaatgcagctgctagaatccttaccaggaaaagaaaatccgaacacatttctccagttttgatgtcattacactggttacctgtgtcattcagaattgactttaaaattctgcttatggcttataaagccttaaataatctcgccccggcttatatatcggaatgtctgacaccttatattccaaatcgtaacctcagatcctcaactgagtgtctccttagaattccaagagcaaaacttaaaagaagtggtgaggcggccttctgctgttatgcacctaaaatctggaatagcctgccagtaggaattcgccaggctaatacagtggagcactttaaaaaactgctgaaaacacattactgtaacatggccttctcataacttcactgtaatttaatcctgacactctgtatatctaattcattataataactattcattcaaaatctgtactaacccccactctctcttctgtttccttttccagtgtcctgttggtggtggcgtgtgccagCACCATCTACCtgaagcaccatgatgtcccaacaatgatggatggattaaaagccagaagtctgtatgaccatcagcatcaagtgactccgtgaaaaacccgaactacaaagaggactatttcatttatgttaggtagaatgcccagaggggactgggtggtctcgtggcctggaacccctacagattttatttttttctccagccttctggagtttttttttgttttttctgtccaccctgaccatcggaccttactcctttctatgttaactaatgttgtcttattttaatttcttattttgtcttttatttttcttctcttcattatgtaaagcactttgagctactttttgtatgaaaatgtgctatataaataaatgttgttgttgttgttgttgtcaccgactcactaagattatggaAATGAAGTCTGCGATTGAAAATCGAAGGGAAGTCGTGTAGCGTGACCGCGCCTTTAGGGAAAAGACGACTGGCCTCCATTGACTTACAGACAGCTGTCTGCTATGCTTTGTCCTGTGCTAGTGGGTCGTTATAAGAGATACCACAGGAGTGGTGGGCTGAACAGGCCGCTCTCACGGTCATGGCCTGCacaagtgtgcgtgtgtgtttagtATAAGCCAACCTCATTACGAATTTAGTGAGGCTCACTCACCCCACCATAACACAATCACATTTGAATGCCCTTCTCTTTCATTCATGACAGGGTTTTTGTTATTGAATTCTGATGTGTTGCATTTCAGACAGGGTTCCTATTCTGGCTGGCTTGTTTTACGTCTCTTTCGTTCAATTTTGACTCTTTgatttatgttcattttaattttgcttattaCTATTTTTCGTATTCCCTGTGACTGTGTTATGTACCATCTGGTTTTTGGGTGGTTCACCACAAAGGAACTGCCCTCAGTCCATTTAAGGTCACTGGGCAACCCACAGAGTGACGACACTCTGGCTGAAAGAGCTGAGCTGGTAATCCGAAGCTTACCAGTAAGAATCCCAACAGGGGCAGAAAGAAAGAATGCTACtccgttgagcccttgagcaagacccttaagctgcaattgttccaggggcgctcgctgtacaaatagctgaccctgtgctctgccaACTAAAACTCTGAGTAAGTTGGGGTCTGTGATAAAGAGAATTTCCCTTTAGGGATTAATACAgctggcggcacagtggcacagtggtagcgctgctgcctggcagtaaggagacctgggtttgcttcccgggtcctccctgcgtggagtctgcatgttctccccgtgtctgcgtgggtttcctctggatactccggtttcctcccacagtccaaagacatgcaggttaggtggattggcgatcctaaattgtccctagtgtgtgcttggtgtgtgggtgtgtgggtgtgtgtgtgtgtgtgtgtgtgccctgtggtgggctggcaccctgcccggggtttgtttcccgccttgcgccctgtgttggctgggattggctccagcagacccccgtgaccctgtagttaggatatagcgggttggataatggatggatggatggattaatacagCATACCCCAAAAAAGGTGACTTTGTGAGTCCATCATCCTCTTCAAAAACAAATGTTGGCTACTGGTGAGAGTCGTCTTCTCGTAGTTGCATGTTCCCATTCCTCATTGGACCGACAATGCTGTCCTGATGTGACTAAATAGATTTCCATGTCATTGCTTGGTTGGAGTGGCATAAGTATCTGGGGTGACCTGGTTTttggaggcagggccacctgccctcAGCCCATTAATGGCATGGGGGAACCCACAGCTCCTTGTGGATCATTAAGAAAATGCTTGGGAGGGGTAAATTTCTTGAATTTTTTGGGCTGTTTGTggtctgttattttttatttttggatttgcatttggGACTTATCTGTTTGCCTATGCAGGCATTCCCATCTGTGTCTCTTGTACTAACAAggccttttatttataatattttatgttgCCATCTGTGATACTAGCTGGGGTTTTTGATGGAATTTTCCCCCTGTAGCGGGCATTGTTTGAACTGTATGGAAATTACTTGCTTTGAGACTCTGGAGTTTCATCACACAAAAGTTTGGTATCGAATCAGACTTTTAAGCTTTGAATCACCTTGTTTAGGCAAACGCTTCTTGCCTTTTTCCCTGGTGGTCTTTATGAAGGTTTTTGTCTGCCTGTCTCAAGGCAGAGGTTTTATTGTTTACACCCTTCTTATTATAGGACATTTTTGTACATTATGTACATGGAAAGTATATatgtttttaactttaaaaatcagttccCCCATTTTAGGACAGTGCATGCCCAAGCCTGCCTGTGAAGTTTGGGGTTGGGCTTCCCAACTGAAAGTTCCAGCCTGGTTAGTTACTCACAAGGATGGTAAACGTTTGCCACATATATCTGCAATTATCtccatattctatctatctatctatctatctatctatctatctatctatctatctatctatctatctatctatctatctatctatctatctatctatctatctatctatctatctatctatctatctatctatctatctatctatctatctatctatctatctttaagaaACTAATCAGCAGCTTTTACGGAATGCCTCCATGCACAAAATCCTGAGAACGGCTTGAGGGCTTGTTGCTGCGAGCGGGGTCCCATTTCAACCACTCACCTATGGCACTATTTTCTGTCAAATGTATATGTTGAATGGGGTGGCAGAGATCCAAATGACATGCATGACCCCTTTTTGAATGACGAAATGCCCGTCTCTCTCATCTGTAGTCCTGGAGTCTCCATGTATGTCCGAGCTTTGAagtcttttcttttcattaaactgggtggccccaaatctttatttgtcTCATTTTCCAGTGATGACACCACCATGCCACAagtggtggcacccacagaaaacCAAAATGGCTTAATGAtcttgattaaataaataaattacagaatCCAATTCTCCTGGTTTGAAAACCCCTCAAATGGATGAAAAGAATACCAAGAAGAGTTTAACACACGACAGTAAGAAAGGCAGACACAAGTAAGATTTTTagttcttaacattattattgttttttaaaaaagaatataacatttttatctgTACAAAATAAAGCCAAGCTGGTTCACATACAGGAACACGTAAGAACATTATTGCTCGCTGAATCTGGTCCATTTGTACAAAAGTATAtcagattttctttaaaaatggaaacaaaattttactttcacagtataTATTAGCAAAGACAAATTATGTTTTTGGGAAATATTGAAAATATATGAACCATTGTCTTCTTtctttacaaaagtttttttattattattattattattattattttcatttatttttgcatagtccATTGTTGAGTTTATTGCTTCTGGAGCTCATTCAGCAGCGACTTTTTGTCTCCTTACAGGCTTTAAGTGCGAGAGGGAAACGATTCACACAGCACAatgacatcaataaataatttaaataatcaagtatataaatatttgtgttgtCTAAGACAACCGCCTTGGTCATTCAAATGTtccatagacaaaaaaaaaaagaaagaaaaagtcagaCAGAAAGAAACATACATaagacaacaaaaaataaatattaaataaaatcataaattaatagAATTTCAGCACCGTGCTGTGGAAATGCTTAGCTGGTGTGGGCCTCCATTGTCCAGTTGACCCAGGATTTTTAGGAATGTGTGGATAGAAAAGTGGGTTTTGCTTGTTACCaactttgccccccccccccttatcatATAGGACTCCAGTGCCCCCCTAGTCCCCTCCACATGTTGACAATAAAGGCCAACCGAAAGGTTTCACCAGTTTGGCCCACTTTAACTTTCTTGAACCCCAGTGCCCACTCCTCCCTTGATCTTCTGACTGAACGGACACCTTGAAGAACCTGAGTTGCCCACTCTGATGTGTGCCCCTCTAAAGCGAGGAGACGGAGTCTGAGACGTTTAATTCTATCGGGAGCCACCCTGCAGAAATGTGCttgcccaaaccccccccccccccccaaaaaaagccaTTTGTCTATTAGATGTCTATTTTGATGGGTAGATGGTTACTATTTCCAAATTCCATTGGCCAAAATCTGCTTGTTTCTAAGATTCCTCATACAGGCTATGTGAGAGTTTGGCTTCATGGGACCACTTTGGGCTTTAAAGACGATCACTGTCCACCTCTGAAGAGTCCACCTCAGCTGAGGTCTGAGATCCTCATCTTGAAGATCTTTGTGCAGTTTATCCTTAAACTTTACATGCAGAAGTTCTTCATCACACTTGCCACTCCAAGTTCATTGTGACCAACATGGGCTAAGAAAACATCCTGTCTTCCTTCATGCCCCAAAATGAGACTTTTCATGCTTTGCAGAGATCATCCTTAGTTTTGAAGAAATCTGCCTATTTTCTCCTACTCATGGAAGAGGCCCCTCTAGTCTTCTTACAGCTGAACAGCAGCCTCGGGCCTCAGAAAAGCTCACTGGTCCATCTCTGAAGACTTCATCCTAATCTTCTTAGACAGCCATTGGCTACTTTATGGCTGCCATGCTTTTCACCTCAGTAAACTGACTTGCTCTGAAATGACATAGTGAGACTGTTGTCAATCTGCAAGGGGTCCCCTTTACATCTAAGTGGTCACTCTGAGCTGATGGGTCCACCTCAGAATGTTCATCTCTGTAATTCTTGCTCTCATTTTCATACACGGGTGTTGGAAATGAATTGCATTGTAATGCTTATTCCTATTCCCCTGAGTGCATTTGTGGAACGGTGTCCATTTCTAGGACCTCAATACTTTCATTCGAAAAGCGGCCTTAAGACTTTCTAAAGCTGAAGGTTCCATCTAAGAATGTCCTCCTCTGCTGAGTTCAGCTTATACTTGTCTTTGTATGGCCGCCCTGATGAAGCGTTCATCTCTGATGAGTTCCGTGAGCTGCTTCAACTTGATAGGCCATGTCATGTTCTTCATCTTAGATGGTTGCCTTGACTGAGGATGTCCATCTCCATAGAGCTCATCTTATCTCTCATGACAAGGTTGTCACCTCTGTTGGGTACATTGTGTTCTTCTTAATGGAATGTTTGAGAAAGTGTCCACCTTATTTTGGATTCATTCTGAATTTCCAGAAAACTTTAGTGACCCTTGCCAAAGCTAAATGGCCTACTTTGGATTGTCCATCACCATGGGGCACATCCTGATttcaaaatacatgtgtttgaaaCTGACTGACCCATCATTTTCTTTACCTCATATTATTGCAAGACGTGATTGATATCCATCTCTGAAGGGCTCATTTGACATCTCCTGACCAGGTGGTCATCTCTGCTGAACAGTATGAATATCTGTCCATATTTGTTTGACCAAACATGTTCTTCATCTTGAAGATTTGCCTTTTGTGATATTGTCCATCTCTTAAGGGGTTCTTCCTACATTTTTTGACCAGCTGGTCATCCCTGATAGTCCTGTCATGTTCTTCACCTTAGACAGTTCCTTGGCTGAGGGTGTTCATCTCCAAAGAGCTCATCCTATGTGTCTTGACAAGGTTGTCACCTCTATTGGGTACCTTGTGTTCTGCTTAATAGAATGCTAACCTTGTCTTGAGTGAAGATGTCAGAATGTGTCCACCTTATTTGGGATTCATTCTGACTGTCCATTTCTACTTGTCACATCTTCatttaaaaaaccaaaaaaaaaaaacaggcgtTTTAAACTTGATTGACCCATCATGGTCTTCACCTCAATGAGTTGCCTTGTGTGATGTTGTCCACCTCTGAGGGGCCTTTTGACCATTGGTCATCTCTTCATTATCTGTACTAAGCTGACCCATCATGCTCTTCATCTCACTGAAATGCCTTGTTAGATGTTGTGCATCTCTGAGGGGTTCACTCTTCATTATCTCCCAGTCTGCTGCCTTCTTCTCATGGGTCCATACTGAGCTTCACCCCAGAAATGCATAGCAAGGCGCTAGATTCCGGCTTGCTCAGTCACGTCTCTATTATTTGGCCAAGTCATTCTCATGTCCTGTCACAATGTCTCTCATGACATCAAATCCTGTGGTCTGAACAATGTGGGTGGAGGTTTGGGTGGAACAGTGGATTCAGACCTACTGCTAGGGGGTTTGCTGTGCTCGTGCTCATCCTGCTCTTGGTCCATCACTACTCGTTGAAGACCGTGCCTATCTGTGATCCCACCATGTGTTGAATGTAGCTGTCGAAAGTCATGTCCATTGGCAGCTCATAACGTGACAGGGCGGTCTGGAAGAGGGCATTTTGCCCCTGAGGCCCCCCCAGTCCAGGGATAGCCGAGGGGACATAATGTGGCACAAAGCCCGCCGTGTGAGTGGCAGGGGCACTGCTGCCGTAGCCCTTGTCGATTTCATGGGGCGACGGCTCCTGCTTCAGGGTGAAGTTGCCGCTGACGCTCAGGGGTGGCGTGAGTGGTCCGTCATACGGAGGGGTGCCCCCGCACTCTGGTGAGGTGTGCTCATAAGCAGGGTGTTCCACCAGCCCTTTGAAGCTGTGTGACTTGAGGTGAAGGAGGTGGGAGGCATCCATCGCTCCATAAGGGGGGCTCGGCAGGCCCGGGGATGGGTAGCTGAATGGATGTCCTGGGATGGCCCCCCCCACACATACAGGGGCCACCTTCTCTTCTCGTTTGTCCAGCAGGAGCGGCTGCTGGCCCAGCTGCATGCACCCTGCCACCAAGTTGCTGGTGGGCTGTGAGAGCCCCTTGCACAGCATCTCCATGAACCCCCGCCCGTCGGGGGACTCGCCGCTCTCCAGCACCTCAGACAGAGCCCAGATGTAGTTCCTGGCCAGCCTGAGGGTCTCGATTTTCGACAGTTTCTGGGTCTTGGAGTAGCAGGGCATCACCCGCCTGAGGTTATCCAGGGCGTCGTTGAGGCCGTGCATGCGGGAGCGCTCCCGGGCGTTGGCTTTGATGCGGCGGGCCTGGAAGCGCTCCACTCGCGCCTtggtcatcttcttcttcttgggcCCTCGTCTCTTTGGCAGCTTCTCGGCCCCGTTCTCCTCGTTTTCATCCTGTTCCCCTTCGTCAAGCTCATCACTGCCAGCATCGCCGTCCTCCCTGGCGTCGATGGTATATCGGTCTGATTCGGCGGGCCCTTCGTCCTGGGAGCTCAGCGTGTCTTCCTCCATCCAGCCCAGAGAGCCCACCAGCTCGGACATCTCGACTGCTTTACTGTAGTGCTTCGTCATCATGGTGCTCTAGGAGGGGAGCAAAGCGAGAAGGTGTGAGGGCCAGACGTTACAGCAATCAATCACTTCATCAACCAATCAGTGCGACCCAATCAATCAGCCAATCAGAGGTCACCTAATCAAGCAGCCAGACAATCAATCATTCTGTCAATCAATCACTTCATCATCCAATCAGTGTGACCCAAtcaatcagccaatcacaggtCACCTAATCAAGCAGCCAGACAATCAATCATTCTGTCAATCAATCACTTCATCATCCAATCAGTGTGACCCAAtcaatcagccaatcacaggtCACCTAATCAAGCAGCCAGATAATCAATCATTCTGTCAATCAATCACTTCATCATCCAATCAGTGTGACCCAATCAATCAGCCAATCGCAGGTCACCTAATCAAGTAGCCAGACAATCAACCATTCTGTCAATCAATCACTTCATCATCCAATCAGTGTGACCCAAtcaatcagccaatcacaggtCACCTAATCAAGTAGCCAGACAATCAACCATTGTGTCAATCAATCACTTCATCATCCAATCAGTGTGACCCAAtcaatcagccaatcacaggtCACCTAATCAAGTAGCCAGACAATCAACCATTGTGTCAATCAATCACTTCATCATCCAATCAGTGTGACCCAATCAATCAGCCAACCACAGGTCACCTAATCAAGCAGCAAACAATTAACCATCCTGTGAAGACTTCAAAGATCCGTCAATCTGTTAATTCCTCAATCAATCAGCATGACAAA
The sequence above is drawn from the Erpetoichthys calabaricus chromosome 3, fErpCal1.3, whole genome shotgun sequence genome and encodes:
- the neurod4 gene encoding neurogenic differentiation factor 4, producing MMTKHYSKAVEMSELVGSLGWMEEDTLSSQDEGPAESDRYTIDAREDGDAGSDELDEGEQDENEENGAEKLPKRRGPKKKKMTKARVERFQARRIKANARERSRMHGLNDALDNLRRVMPCYSKTQKLSKIETLRLARNYIWALSEVLESGESPDGRGFMEMLCKGLSQPTSNLVAGCMQLGQQPLLLDKREEKVAPVCVGGAIPGHPFSYPSPGLPSPPYGAMDASHLLHLKSHSFKGLVEHPAYEHTSPECGGTPPYDGPLTPPLSVSGNFTLKQEPSPHEIDKGYGSSAPATHTAGFVPHYVPSAIPGLGGPQGQNALFQTALSRYELPMDMTFDSYIQHMVGSQIGTVFNE